One genomic window of Leopardus geoffroyi isolate Oge1 chromosome C3, O.geoffroyi_Oge1_pat1.0, whole genome shotgun sequence includes the following:
- the SELE gene encoding E-selectin codes for MTRTLEVMTASRLLPALTLVLLLLKGSRAWSYNASTEIMTFDEASAYCQQRYTHLVAIQNQEEIKYLNSILSYSPTYYWIGIRKVNDTWTWIGTQKPLTEEAKNWAPGEPNNKQSNEDCVEIYIKRDKDAGKWNDERCSKKKLALCYTAACTPTSCSGHGECVETVNNYTCECYPGFKGLRCEQAVTCQAREAPEHGSLVCTHPLGTFSYNSFCSVSCEKGYLPSSTEATRCTSTGEWSAPAPACNVVECDALTNPANGVMDCSQSSGNFPWNTTCAFECEAGFELMGSQRLQCTSSGKWDDEKPTCKAFQCKALSRPERGYVSCLPAASGSFQKGSSCEFFCEQGFVLKGSKKLQCGPTGEWDSEEPTCEAVKCDAVRQPQRGSVTCTHSPAGEFTYKSSCAFSCEEGFKLRGSAQVECTSQGQWTQEVPSCQAVRCSGLAASGKMNVSCDGEPAFGAVCAFACPEGWTLNGSAALTCDATGHWSGTPPTCEAPTESSIPLAVGLTAAGTSLMTVASFVLWLLKRLRKRAKKFVPASSCQSLQSDGSYQIPSESL; via the exons ATGACAAGAACCCTGGAAGTCATGACTGCTTCACGACttctccctgctctcactcttg TGCTTCTCCTGCTTAAAGGGAGCAGAGCCTGGTCTTACAACGCCTCCACAGAAATCATGACTTTCGACGAAGCTAGTGCGTATTGCCAGCAACGGTACACGCATCTGGTCGCGATTCAAAACCAGGAAGAGATTAAGTACCTGAACTCCATCTTGAGCTACTCGCCAACTTACTACTGGATCGGAATCAGAAAGGTCAACGATACGTGGACCTGGATAGGGACCCAGAAGCCTCTGACCGAAGAAGCCAAGAACTGGGCTCCTGGTGAACCGAACAATAAGCAAAGCAATGAGGACTGTGTGGAGATCTACATCAAGAGAGACAAGGACGCGGGCAAGTGGAATGACGAGAGATGTAGCAAAAAGAAGCTTGCCTTGTGCTACACAG CTGCCTGTACTCCTACATCCTGCAGTGGCCACGGCGAGTGTGTGGAGACCGTCAACAACTACACGTGCGAGTGCTACCCCGGCTTCAAGGGACTCAGGTGCGAGCAAG CGGTGACCTGTCAAGCGCGGGAAGCCCCCGAGCACGGAAGCCTGGTTTGCACCCACCCTCTGGGGACCTTCAGCTACAATTCTTTTTGCTCTGTCAGCTGCGAAAAGGGCTACCTCCCAAGCAGCACAGAGGCCACGCGGTGCACGTCCACGGGAGAATGGAGCGCCCCTGCTCCTGCCTGCAATG TGGTCGAGTGCGATGCTCTGACAAATCCTGCCAACGGAGTCATGGACTGTTCCCAAAGCTCTGGAAACTTCCCATGGAACACAACTTGTGCCTTTGAGTGTGAAGCAGGATTTGAACTAATGGGATCCCAGCGCCTCCAGTGTACCTCATCCGGGAAATGGGACGACGAGAAGCCAACGTGTAAAG CTTTTCAGTGCAAAGCCTTGTCCCGCCCAGAGAGAGGCTACGTGAGCTgtcttcctgctgcttctggaAGTTTCCAAAAGGGGTCCAGCTGTGAGTTCTTCTGCGAACAGGGATTTGTCTTGAAGGGATCCAAAAAGCTCCAGTGTGGCCCTACAGGCGAATGGGACAGTGAGGAGCCCACGTGTGAAG CTGTGAAGTGTGATGCCGTCCGGCAGCCCCAGCGTGGCTCTGTGACATGTACCCATTCCCCCGCTGGAGAGTTCACCTACAAGTCCTCCTGCGCCTTCAGCTGTGAGGAAGGCTTCAAATTGCGTGGGTCAGCTCAAGTCGAGTGCACATCTCAGGGCCAGTGGACGCAGGAAGTCCCCTCCTGCCAAG CCGTACGATGTTCGGGACTGGCAGCGTCGGGAAAAATGAACGTGAGCTGTGACGGGGAGCCCGCGTTTGGCGCTGTGTGTGCGTTTGCGTGTCCTGAGGGGTGGACCCTCAACGGCTCCGCAGCTCTGACGTGCGATGCCACGGGACACTGGTCCGGGACGCCGCCTACCTGCGAAG cTCCCACTGAGTCCAGCATTCCCTTGGCTGTTGGACTCACCGCCGCTGGGACCTCCCTCATGACAGTAGCATCATTTGTCCTCTGGCTTCTGAAACGCCTGCGGAAGAGAG cAAAGAAATTTGTTCCTGCCAG CAGCTGCCAAAGCCTCCAATCAGATGGATCCTACCAGATACCTTCGGAGTCCCTTTAA